In Oryzias melastigma strain HK-1 linkage group LG10, ASM292280v2, whole genome shotgun sequence, a single window of DNA contains:
- the LOC112153465 gene encoding cilia- and flagella-associated protein 100 isoform X1 has product MFADMRRTQRSPFQIPDDSSFFQFGANERKEQKEEMRKYLALPIGEKTSHAARMRAKLKNELVGEPEEEEEEKKRTLKQSKSNTGVTKQASGKRDLKLFPVKRENITKQSKYEFISMERQKAVLELSLIAKRSEILKMDRAIVKEEKQLRELEKDIEMQNQRFEEFLKENERKSVEARTLFEQEDKLKQEKNAEIKKLTAEIGIIKREIFGFEETLMDYKRYKDFLHRLSPPEWQEEQKLKALKAKKSSDKDREENQEVTLKNDVERKPSSSDRREAELSSAHLSDAGTDDSSDYEDDPGMYFTDPQQLLDLMAELTEQNLALIQDSARVEEKLEELQHAIEATRREIDEDYLQIKVQIDDVKQRRERERARAAKLQQKVQLHVSLSTEDRDAMLDALGEKVAKVHRSCVDDRMTNLSTFEKVADIESRMLSLLEGLESIPGETLENMRKIKESEKRTRQREEKLREQKEKQEERMKRYQERSFSDSKKKSGRKLVPRCMPIPHKVKVKTVEKNPAEDEIHEYLFGSDHTD; this is encoded by the exons atgtttgcagaTATGAGGAGAACACAACGGAGCCCGTTTCAAATCCCAGATGATagcagcttttttcagtttggtgcaaatgaaagaaaagagcaaaaagaG GAGATGCGTAAATACCTGGCATTGCCAATTGGAGAGAAGACATCCCACGCTGCAAGAATGAGAGCCAAGCTGAAGAATGAGCTGGTGGGAGAgccggaggaggaggaagaggagaaaaagaggaCTCTGAAGCAAAGCAAGAGTAACACGGGAGTCACTAAGCAGGCATCTGGAAAACGGGATCTGAAACTTTTCCCGGTGAAAAGGG aaaacatcacaaagcaaagcAAATATGAATTCATCTCCATGGAACgacaaaaagctgttttggag ttATCTCTGATAGCAAAGCGGTCAGAGATTTTGAAGATGGACAGAGCCATAGTGAAAGAAGAGAAGCAGCTGAGAGAACTTGAGAAGGACATTGAGATGCAGAACCAGAGGTTTGAGGAGTTCCTCAAGGAGAACGAGAGAAAGTCCGTGGAGGCCAGAACCCT CTTTGAACAGGAGGACAAATTAAAGCAGGAGAAGAATGCTGAGATTAAGAAGCTCACGGCAGAAATAGGGATCATAAAAAG AGAAATCTTTGGGTTTGAAGAAACCCTGATGGACTACAAGCGATACAAAGACTTTCTGCACCGACTTTCTCCTCCAGAGTGGCAGGAGGAGCAGAAGTTAAAGGCCTTGAAGGCTAAAAAATCCTCTGATAAAGATAGAGAAGAAAACCAGGAGGTGACGCTCAAAAATG ATGTGGAGAGGAAGCCGTCCAGTTCAGACAGACGAGAGGCGGAGCTCTCATCGGCTCACCTCAGTGATGC AGGCACTGATGACAGCTCTGACTATGAG GATGATCCAGGAATGTACTTCACCGACCcccagcagctgctggaccTGATGGCGGAGCTGACCGAGCAGAACCTCGCTCTAATCCAGGACTCTGCGAGGGtggaggagaagctggaggagctCCAACATGCAATAGAGGCCACGAGGAGAGAGAT TGATGAAGATTACCTGCAGATCAAAGTGCAGATTGATGACGTGAAGCAGAGAAGAGAAAGAGAGCGAGCGAGAGCCGCCAAGCTCCAGCAGAAGGTTCAGCTCCACGTGTCCCTGAGCACAGAGGACCGG GATGCGATGTTGGATGCTCTCGGTGAGAAAGTGGCAAAGGTCCACCGGAGCTGCGTGGACGACCGTATGACCAACCTCAGCACCTTTGAGAAGGTGGCTGACATCGAGAGTCGCATGCTGTCACTGCTGGAGGGCCTGGAGAGCATCCCTGGAGAGACGCTGGAGAACATGAGGAAAATCAAGGAGAGTGAGAAGAGGACCAG ACAGCGTGAGGAAAAGTTAAGggagcagaaagagaaacaggaagaaAGGATGAAGAGATACCAGGAAAGATCTTTTTCTGACTCAAAGAAAAAG AGTGGGAGAAAGCTTGTGCCCAGATGCATGCCCATTCCACACAAGGTCAAAGTCAAGACTGTGGAGAAGAATCCTGCTGAAGATGAGATCCATGAGTATCTCTTTGGTTCTGACCACACcgattag
- the ap1ar gene encoding AP-1 complex-associated regulatory protein isoform X2 yields the protein MGNCWAYCVGLFRREASRIQRGGGSKYFRSSTTGEHYTIEFDNLVESDEAESPQPCPRPISEDELKNLKEHRYAAISDKQVLIDRKLQADLPAQRTRGKADGASSEAQQKKQTSGEDFDVYLQNVKAQSEAFRSNRLPSDTNTVTPNTEYSWDFTTKTRSTNDDGTSLDLEWEDEEGINRALPAWERSRTEEDILRAALRPGGRPPHSGPTSASEDSNALEWENDFVSSRPEDNPDVEFEGFVNPVLDTPSEDVSDGGLRSDVQDR from the exons ATGGGTAACTGCTGGGCTTACTGCGTCGGCCTCTTTCGGAGGGAAGCCAGCAGGATCCAGCGAGGAGGCGG gTCAAAGTACTTCAGGAGCAGCACCACAGGGGAACATTACACAATAGAG TTTGACAATCTGGTAGAAAGCGATGAG GCTGAGAGTCCACAGCCATGCCCAAG GCCTATAAGTGAGGATGAGCTGAAGAACCTCAAAGAACATCGTTATGCTGCTATCTCAGACAAGCAAGTCCTGATAGACCGAAAGCTACAAGCTGAC tTGCCTGCACAGAGGACGCGCGGGAAAGCAGACGGAGCCAGCAGTGAAGCCCAGCAAAAAAA ACAAACCTCCGGAGAGGATTTCGATGTCTACCTCCAGAATGTTAAAGCCCAGTCTGAGGCTTTTAGAAGCAACA GACTTCCgtcagacacaaacacagtaACTCCCAACACGGAGTACAGCTGGGATTTCACTACAAAGACCCGCTCCACCAACGATGACGGGACCTCTCTGGATCTGGAGTGGGAGGACGAGGAAG GAATCAATCGCGCTCTTCCGGCGTGGGAGCGATCTCGAACAGAGGAGGACATCCTGCGCGCAGCTCTGAGACCCGGCGGCAGACCGCCGCACAGCGGGCCGACCTCGGCCTCCGAGGACTCCAACGCTCTGGAGTGGGAGAACGATTTCGTGAGCTCCCGCCCAGAGGACAATCCAGACGTGGAATTTGAAGGCTTTGTCAATCCCGTCCTCGACACTCCCTCTGAGGACGTGTCGGACGGCGGCCTCAGGTCAGACGTTCAGGACAGATAG
- the LOC112153465 gene encoding cilia- and flagella-associated protein 100 isoform X2, whose protein sequence is MRRTQRSPFQIPDDSSFFQFGANERKEQKEEMRKYLALPIGEKTSHAARMRAKLKNELVGEPEEEEEEKKRTLKQSKSNTGVTKQASGKRDLKLFPVKRENITKQSKYEFISMERQKAVLELSLIAKRSEILKMDRAIVKEEKQLRELEKDIEMQNQRFEEFLKENERKSVEARTLFEQEDKLKQEKNAEIKKLTAEIGIIKREIFGFEETLMDYKRYKDFLHRLSPPEWQEEQKLKALKAKKSSDKDREENQEVTLKNDVERKPSSSDRREAELSSAHLSDAGTDDSSDYEDDPGMYFTDPQQLLDLMAELTEQNLALIQDSARVEEKLEELQHAIEATRREIDEDYLQIKVQIDDVKQRRERERARAAKLQQKVQLHVSLSTEDRDAMLDALGEKVAKVHRSCVDDRMTNLSTFEKVADIESRMLSLLEGLESIPGETLENMRKIKESEKRTRQREEKLREQKEKQEERMKRYQERSFSDSKKKSGRKLVPRCMPIPHKVKVKTVEKNPAEDEIHEYLFGSDHTD, encoded by the exons ATGAGGAGAACACAACGGAGCCCGTTTCAAATCCCAGATGATagcagcttttttcagtttggtgcaaatgaaagaaaagagcaaaaagaG GAGATGCGTAAATACCTGGCATTGCCAATTGGAGAGAAGACATCCCACGCTGCAAGAATGAGAGCCAAGCTGAAGAATGAGCTGGTGGGAGAgccggaggaggaggaagaggagaaaaagaggaCTCTGAAGCAAAGCAAGAGTAACACGGGAGTCACTAAGCAGGCATCTGGAAAACGGGATCTGAAACTTTTCCCGGTGAAAAGGG aaaacatcacaaagcaaagcAAATATGAATTCATCTCCATGGAACgacaaaaagctgttttggag ttATCTCTGATAGCAAAGCGGTCAGAGATTTTGAAGATGGACAGAGCCATAGTGAAAGAAGAGAAGCAGCTGAGAGAACTTGAGAAGGACATTGAGATGCAGAACCAGAGGTTTGAGGAGTTCCTCAAGGAGAACGAGAGAAAGTCCGTGGAGGCCAGAACCCT CTTTGAACAGGAGGACAAATTAAAGCAGGAGAAGAATGCTGAGATTAAGAAGCTCACGGCAGAAATAGGGATCATAAAAAG AGAAATCTTTGGGTTTGAAGAAACCCTGATGGACTACAAGCGATACAAAGACTTTCTGCACCGACTTTCTCCTCCAGAGTGGCAGGAGGAGCAGAAGTTAAAGGCCTTGAAGGCTAAAAAATCCTCTGATAAAGATAGAGAAGAAAACCAGGAGGTGACGCTCAAAAATG ATGTGGAGAGGAAGCCGTCCAGTTCAGACAGACGAGAGGCGGAGCTCTCATCGGCTCACCTCAGTGATGC AGGCACTGATGACAGCTCTGACTATGAG GATGATCCAGGAATGTACTTCACCGACCcccagcagctgctggaccTGATGGCGGAGCTGACCGAGCAGAACCTCGCTCTAATCCAGGACTCTGCGAGGGtggaggagaagctggaggagctCCAACATGCAATAGAGGCCACGAGGAGAGAGAT TGATGAAGATTACCTGCAGATCAAAGTGCAGATTGATGACGTGAAGCAGAGAAGAGAAAGAGAGCGAGCGAGAGCCGCCAAGCTCCAGCAGAAGGTTCAGCTCCACGTGTCCCTGAGCACAGAGGACCGG GATGCGATGTTGGATGCTCTCGGTGAGAAAGTGGCAAAGGTCCACCGGAGCTGCGTGGACGACCGTATGACCAACCTCAGCACCTTTGAGAAGGTGGCTGACATCGAGAGTCGCATGCTGTCACTGCTGGAGGGCCTGGAGAGCATCCCTGGAGAGACGCTGGAGAACATGAGGAAAATCAAGGAGAGTGAGAAGAGGACCAG ACAGCGTGAGGAAAAGTTAAGggagcagaaagagaaacaggaagaaAGGATGAAGAGATACCAGGAAAGATCTTTTTCTGACTCAAAGAAAAAG AGTGGGAGAAAGCTTGTGCCCAGATGCATGCCCATTCCACACAAGGTCAAAGTCAAGACTGTGGAGAAGAATCCTGCTGAAGATGAGATCCATGAGTATCTCTTTGGTTCTGACCACACcgattag
- the ap1ar gene encoding AP-1 complex-associated regulatory protein isoform X1, translating to MGNCWAYCVGLFRREASRIQRGGGSKYFRSSTTGEHYTIEFDNLVESDEAESPQPCPRPISEDELKNLKEHRYAAISDKQVLIDRKLQADLEAQEEKLRLEEEARNAAQREAARLARERKLKELPAQRTRGKADGASSEAQQKKQTSGEDFDVYLQNVKAQSEAFRSNRLPSDTNTVTPNTEYSWDFTTKTRSTNDDGTSLDLEWEDEEGINRALPAWERSRTEEDILRAALRPGGRPPHSGPTSASEDSNALEWENDFVSSRPEDNPDVEFEGFVNPVLDTPSEDVSDGGLRSDVQDR from the exons ATGGGTAACTGCTGGGCTTACTGCGTCGGCCTCTTTCGGAGGGAAGCCAGCAGGATCCAGCGAGGAGGCGG gTCAAAGTACTTCAGGAGCAGCACCACAGGGGAACATTACACAATAGAG TTTGACAATCTGGTAGAAAGCGATGAG GCTGAGAGTCCACAGCCATGCCCAAG GCCTATAAGTGAGGATGAGCTGAAGAACCTCAAAGAACATCGTTATGCTGCTATCTCAGACAAGCAAGTCCTGATAGACCGAAAGCTACAAGCTGAC TTAGAGGCACAAGAGGAGAAGTTGAGGCTAGAAGAGGAGGCTAGAAACGCTGCCCAGCGTGAGGCCGCCAGGCTGGCACGTGAGCGAAAACTGAAGGAG tTGCCTGCACAGAGGACGCGCGGGAAAGCAGACGGAGCCAGCAGTGAAGCCCAGCAAAAAAA ACAAACCTCCGGAGAGGATTTCGATGTCTACCTCCAGAATGTTAAAGCCCAGTCTGAGGCTTTTAGAAGCAACA GACTTCCgtcagacacaaacacagtaACTCCCAACACGGAGTACAGCTGGGATTTCACTACAAAGACCCGCTCCACCAACGATGACGGGACCTCTCTGGATCTGGAGTGGGAGGACGAGGAAG GAATCAATCGCGCTCTTCCGGCGTGGGAGCGATCTCGAACAGAGGAGGACATCCTGCGCGCAGCTCTGAGACCCGGCGGCAGACCGCCGCACAGCGGGCCGACCTCGGCCTCCGAGGACTCCAACGCTCTGGAGTGGGAGAACGATTTCGTGAGCTCCCGCCCAGAGGACAATCCAGACGTGGAATTTGAAGGCTTTGTCAATCCCGTCCTCGACACTCCCTCTGAGGACGTGTCGGACGGCGGCCTCAGGTCAGACGTTCAGGACAGATAG